Within the Actinomycetota bacterium genome, the region GACCATGGATCACGACATCCGGCATCTTGCCCGCTGCATCGCCGAGGCGACGAAGGTGGTCGCCCTCACCGGCGCGGGCATCTCGGTGGACTCGGGGCTCGGGACCTTCCGCGACCCGGGCGGTCTGTGGGAGCGGCTCGACCTCGACGAGGTGATGAGGTGCGGAGGCCTCCTCGGGTACTCCATCGCCAAGCCGTGGGAGGGAGCGGAGTTCCTCGCCGAGCTGCGCGACGCGCTGCGGGACGCCCAGCCGAACGCCGGACACGCCGCCCTGGCCCGGCTCGAGCGGGACGGACTCCTGCACGCCGTCGTCACCCAGAACGTGGACAACCTGCACCAGCGCGCCGGGAGCGAGCGCGTGGTCGAGCTGCACGGCAGCTTCGCCCGCCGCCGCTGCACGGGTTGCGACGATCGGGAGCCCGTCTCGGTGGCCGAGCTGGTCGCGAGCCTCGACGAGATGATCGCGAAGCTCGGCTCGTTCATGGTCTCCCACCCGGCCCACCTGCTCAGGCGGTGTGAGTGCGGGGGGTTGTGGCGGTCCGACGTCGTCGAGTTCGGGGAGCCCGTCCAGGGGCTCGACGAGGC harbors:
- a CDS encoding Sir2 family NAD-dependent protein deacetylase — protein: MDHDIRHLARCIAEATKVVALTGAGISVDSGLGTFRDPGGLWERLDLDEVMRCGGLLGYSIAKPWEGAEFLAELRDALRDAQPNAGHAALARLERDGLLHAVVTQNVDNLHQRAGSERVVELHGSFARRRCTGCDDREPVSVAELVASLDEMIAKLGSFMVSHPAHLLRRCECGGLWRSDVVEFGEPVQGLDEAIEEVSRADVLLVCGTSCEVYPAAALPDAARARGALVVEVNPSCTELRPDVAIRRPASDVLHEIGALLGGWTAASGRPLSAAPA